Proteins from a single region of Engystomops pustulosus chromosome 5, aEngPut4.maternal, whole genome shotgun sequence:
- the ANLN gene encoding anillin isoform X2 has product MDPFTEKLLERTRARRENLQKKMADRPVGAGTRPGALTKRPLTETNTQPPKVAEEAKPCSKPSPSKRRCSDNVETQKSEAENKEPKSPEKVKNTSEMPSYAQARSPSPPSSVLLKKEEPSLNPEDNDRAAALKTRMQKLAQQRRYLECDGSPPESPNLYPSKENVPSPPKLETPAVSLDTPSNRRGRFANLAATIGSWEDDLSHPCVRPNNTQEKPGTACFPKVSTASSASAGINGRSVRQETVSASQSISVTKAAAPSTLENKPAEVKSTRSATISTSVTPKSKDKPSGIASSKLEEKKITPAQTVNLRATKISTPPKSERPSSKVFSVQQAVQKEEISRTPAQPNDKITTPGGPGIKSFLERFGEKCQERSPAPTNLAVKSAVLTPNTKTIQERLLKQKEVSSTASLTQQQKQEREKELAALRSRFDKGKVWNADKEDPSKAKQKETQQETLVHPVTSSKPPKPDVTSHPGSEKLPVTPDRNNTAVVAAQNKMAERLHSPGKNIQPTSVAVEKPDWRKVQDNGNKVVVADEVEMSVDGDIDEINSSEVITNIFSDALEDADDENFEENGPKQVGKICNKEESDGENDYEDGEDDLNISSMSLLAPLAETVGVGSPEALLSKSSITADTSSVCDSPKSVKFQGTREDAAEPQERVLSEEESQNLLYSIDAYRSQRYKESDRPTVVQKIVRKEDVSSRTENKRHASPRSVNIKQKMKMLNNEISLQQNVIHQASQALNCCIDEEHGKGSQTEAEAERLLLVATEKRAALLAEMNKLKSEGPQKKPISHDNAPSRGLISVSEIFLPLKADFVCSTSQRPESANYYFFIIIRSNAENMVATPLASISSSMKGDALAFPTVFTLEDVSNDFEVYIDVYSLAQRKEVPTSDKKKKAVKTKAITPKRLLTSITKSNIHTPALSSPGGPNAVRTSNFVLVGTHKLSLSSIGSNRFLLDKVPFLSPLEGHICLKFKCQVNSFVEEKGFLTMFEDVSGFGAWHRRWCVLSGYCISYWTYPDDEKRKNPIGRINLANCTSKRIEPANREFCARPNTFELITVRPQREGDRETLVSQCRDTLCVTKNWLSADTKEERNLWMQKLNQVLLDLRMWQPDACYRPPNKS; this is encoded by the exons ATGGACCCGTTCACTGAG AAATTGCTTGAAAGGACGAGAGCCAGAAGAGAGAATCTTCAGAAAAAGATGGCTGACAGACCTGTAGGAGCTGGTACACGGCCAGGAGCTTTAACCAAAAGACCACTTACAGAGACAAATACTCAGCCCCCTAAAGTGGCTGAAGAAG CTAAACCATGCTCAAAACCATCCCCATCAAAAAGACGCTGTTCTGATAATGTTGAAACGCAAAAATCTGAGGCAGAAAACAAAGAACCGAAAAGCCcagaaaaagtgaaaaacacttctGAGATGCCCTCCTACGCTCAAGCGAGATCTCCGTCTCCTCCAAGCTCTGTGCTCTTAAAGAAAGAAGAACCAAGTTTGAACCCTGAGGACAATGACCGCGCGGCAGCTTTAAAGACCCGAATGCAGAAGTTGGCACAGCAGAGGCGATATTTGGAATGTGATG GTAGTCCTCCAGAATCCCCAAACCTCTATCCATCTAAAGAAAATGTCCCCTCTCCTCCAAAGTTGGAGACTCCTGCTGTCAGTCTGGACACTCCATCAAACCGTCGTGGTCGCTTTGCTAACCTTGCTGCAACAATTGGTTCCTGGGAAGATGACCTAAGTCACCCATGTGTTAGACCAAACAATACACAAGAAAAGCCTGGTACTGCTTGTTTTCCCAAAGTGTCCACTGCCAGTTCAGCCTCTGCAGGGATCAATGGTCGTAGTGTGAGGCAGGAAACCGTCTCTGCTTCTCAGAGCATCTCTGTAACTAAAGCTGCAGCCCCCAGCACATTG GAAAATAAACCTGCAGAGGTAAAATCTACAAGATCTGCTACAATCTCCACAAGTGTAACTCCAAAATCTAAGGATAAACCATCAGGAATTGCTTCTTCCAAGCTGGAGGAGAAAAAGATCACTCCAGCTCAGACAGTCAACTTACGAGCAACCAAAATATCTACCCCACCAAAATCTGAGAGGCCATCCTCAAAGGTGTTTTCAGTTCAGCAGGCAGTCCAGAAAGAAGAAATTTCTAGAACACCTGCACAACCAAATGATAAAATTACTACACCGG GTGGGCCCGGAATTAAATCCTTCTTGGAGCGATTTGGAGAGAAGTGTCAAGAACGCAGTCCTGCACCTACAAATCTTGCGGTAAAGTCTGCAGTGTTGACTCCAAACACCAAGACTATCCAAGAAAGACTGCTGAAGCAAAAAGAAGTATCCAGCACTGCCAGCTTAACCCAACAACAGAAACAG GAACGTGAGAAAGAACTTGCAGCCCTTCGTAGCAGGTTTGATAAAGGCAAGGTGTGGAATGCAGACAAGGAAGACCCGTCTAAAGCTAAACAGAAGGAGACTCAACAG GAAACTCTGGTTCATCCTGTAACCTCTAGTAAACCACCCAAGCCTGATGTAACGTCACATCCTGGAAGTGAAAAGCTCCCAGTTACACCTGATAGAAACAATACAG CTGTTGTTGCAGCCCAGAATAAAATGGCTGAACGTCTTCATAGTCCTGGGAAAAATATACAACCAACTTCTGTAGCCGTAGAAAAACCAGATTGGCGTAAAGTGCAAGATAATGGAAATAAAG TTGTGGTGGCGGATGAGGTTGAGATGAGTGTGGATGGCGATATTGATGAGATAAACAGTTCTGAAGTGATCACTAACATATTTAGTGATGCTCTGGAAGATGCGGATGATGAaaactttgaagaaaatgggcCAAAGCAAGTGGGGAAAATCTGCAATAAAGAGGAAAGTGATGGAGAAAATGACTATGAAGATGGAGAAGATGACCTCAACATCTCCTCTATGTCTTTGCTAGCTCCTTTAGCAGAGACTGTTGGTGTTGGAAGTCCTGAA GCCCTACTATCTAAATCCAGCATAACGGCAGATACTAGTAGTGTATGTGACAGCCCAAAATCTGTAAAGTTCCAAGGCACCAGAGAAGATGCTGCGGAGCCCCAGGAGAGAGTTCTGTCCGAAGAAGAAAGTCAAAATCTTCTTTATAG CATTGACGCATACAGATCACAAAGATACAAAGAGTCAGATCGTCCTACAGTTGTGCAAAAAATTGTCCGTAAAGAAGACGTGTCTTCGCGAACTGAAAACAAAAGGCACGCGTCTCCAAGAAGTGTCAACATCAAACAGAAAATGAAG ATGCTTAATAATGAGATCAGCCTACAACAAAATGTGATCCATCAGGCTAGCCAGGCCCTAAACTGCTGCATCGATGAAGAACACGGAAAAGGCTCCCAGACAGAAGCTGAGGCTGAGCGTTTGCTGCTAGTAGCAA CTGAAAAAAGAGCTGCGTTGCTTGCGGAGATGAATAAACTGAAGAGTGAAGGACCTCAGAAGAAACCTATTTCCCATGATAACGCTCCATCAAGAGGCCTTATATCTGTTTCAGAAATATTCCTGCCTCTGAAAGCAGATTTTGTGTGCAGCACCTCTCAAAGGCCAG AGTCAGCAAACTACTACTTCTTCATAATTATAAGATCAAATGCAGAGAACATGGTGGCTACTCCTCTTGCAAGTATTTCCAGCTCAATGAAAGGAGACGCTTTGGCATTTCCCACTGTATTCACTCT tgAAGATGTCTCTAATGACTTTGAGGTCTACATAGATGTCTACAGCTTG GCACAAAGAAAAGAAGTTCCTACATCTGATAAGAAGAAAAAGGCTGTAAAGACAAAG GCAATTACTCCCAAAAGGCTACTGACCTCAATTACA aaAAGCAATATTCATACACCAG CCTTGTCTAGCCCAGGAGGCCCAAATGCTGTCCGAACAAGTAATTTTGTTCTAGTGGGAACCCACAAACTTTCTTTATCTTCTATTGGAAGCAACAGATTTCTTTTAGACAAA GTTCCCTTTTTGTCTCCTTTAGAAGGACACATTTGTCTGAAATTTAAATGCCAAGTGAATTCTTTTGTGGAAGAAAAGGGCTTcctg ACTATGTTTGAAGATGTAAGTGGCTTTGGGGCTTGGCATCGGCGTTGGTGTGTACTATCTGGTTATTGCATCTCATACTGGACCTATCCAGATGATGAAAAAAGAAAG AATCCTATTGGAAGAATAAATCTTGCAAACTGCACAAGCAAAAGAATTGAGCCAGCCAATCGAGAATTCTGTGCAAGGCCCAATACCTTTGAGTTAATTACAGTGCGTCCACAAAGAGAAGGTGACAGAGAAACCCTGGTCAGCCAGTGCAGGGACACGCTCTGTGTCACCAA GAATTGGCTATCGGCAGACACCAAGGAAGAACGGAATCTTTGGATGCAAAAATTGAACCAAGTGCTTCTGGATCTGCGCATGTGGCAGCCTGATGCCTGCTATAGGCCACCAAACAAGTCTTAG
- the ANLN gene encoding anillin isoform X1, producing the protein MDPFTEKLLERTRARRENLQKKMADRPVGAGTRPGALTKRPLTETNTQPPKVAEEAKPCSKPSPSKRRCSDNVETQKSEAENKEPKSPEKVKNTSEMPSYAQARSPSPPSSVLLKKEEPSLNPEDNDRAAALKTRMQKLAQQRRYLECDGSPPESPNLYPSKENVPSPPKLETPAVSLDTPSNRRGRFANLAATIGSWEDDLSHPCVRPNNTQEKPGTACFPKVSTASSASAGINGRSVRQETVSASQSISVTKAAAPSTLENKPAEVKSTRSATISTSVTPKSKDKPSGIASSKLEEKKITPAQTVNLRATKISTPPKSERPSSKVFSVQQAVQKEEISRTPAQPNDKITTPGGPGIKSFLERFGEKCQERSPAPTNLAVKSAVLTPNTKTIQERLLKQKEVSSTASLTQQQKQEREKELAALRSRFDKGKVWNADKEDPSKAKQKETQQETLVHPVTSSKPPKPDVTSHPGSEKLPVTPDRNNTAVVAAQNKMAERLHSPGKNIQPTSVAVEKPDWRKVQDNGNKVVVADEVEMSVDGDIDEINSSEVITNIFSDALEDADDENFEENGPKQVGKICNKEESDGENDYEDGEDDLNISSMSLLAPLAETVGVGSPEALLSKSSITADTSSVCDSPKSVKFQGTREDAAEPQERVLSEEESQNLLYSIDAYRSQRYKESDRPTVVQKIVRKEDVSSRTENKRHASPRSVNIKQKMKMLNNEISLQQNVIHQASQALNCCIDEEHGKGSQTEAEAERLLLVATEKRAALLAEMNKLKSEGPQKKPISHDNAPSRGLISVSEIFLPLKADFVCSTSQRPESANYYFFIIIRSNAENMVATPLASISSSMKGDALAFPTVFTLEDVSNDFEVYIDVYSLAQRKEVPTSDKKKKAVKTKVKHRTRHVSTYRLIQKLLISLAITPKRLLTSITKSNIHTPALSSPGGPNAVRTSNFVLVGTHKLSLSSIGSNRFLLDKVPFLSPLEGHICLKFKCQVNSFVEEKGFLTMFEDVSGFGAWHRRWCVLSGYCISYWTYPDDEKRKNPIGRINLANCTSKRIEPANREFCARPNTFELITVRPQREGDRETLVSQCRDTLCVTKNWLSADTKEERNLWMQKLNQVLLDLRMWQPDACYRPPNKS; encoded by the exons ATGGACCCGTTCACTGAG AAATTGCTTGAAAGGACGAGAGCCAGAAGAGAGAATCTTCAGAAAAAGATGGCTGACAGACCTGTAGGAGCTGGTACACGGCCAGGAGCTTTAACCAAAAGACCACTTACAGAGACAAATACTCAGCCCCCTAAAGTGGCTGAAGAAG CTAAACCATGCTCAAAACCATCCCCATCAAAAAGACGCTGTTCTGATAATGTTGAAACGCAAAAATCTGAGGCAGAAAACAAAGAACCGAAAAGCCcagaaaaagtgaaaaacacttctGAGATGCCCTCCTACGCTCAAGCGAGATCTCCGTCTCCTCCAAGCTCTGTGCTCTTAAAGAAAGAAGAACCAAGTTTGAACCCTGAGGACAATGACCGCGCGGCAGCTTTAAAGACCCGAATGCAGAAGTTGGCACAGCAGAGGCGATATTTGGAATGTGATG GTAGTCCTCCAGAATCCCCAAACCTCTATCCATCTAAAGAAAATGTCCCCTCTCCTCCAAAGTTGGAGACTCCTGCTGTCAGTCTGGACACTCCATCAAACCGTCGTGGTCGCTTTGCTAACCTTGCTGCAACAATTGGTTCCTGGGAAGATGACCTAAGTCACCCATGTGTTAGACCAAACAATACACAAGAAAAGCCTGGTACTGCTTGTTTTCCCAAAGTGTCCACTGCCAGTTCAGCCTCTGCAGGGATCAATGGTCGTAGTGTGAGGCAGGAAACCGTCTCTGCTTCTCAGAGCATCTCTGTAACTAAAGCTGCAGCCCCCAGCACATTG GAAAATAAACCTGCAGAGGTAAAATCTACAAGATCTGCTACAATCTCCACAAGTGTAACTCCAAAATCTAAGGATAAACCATCAGGAATTGCTTCTTCCAAGCTGGAGGAGAAAAAGATCACTCCAGCTCAGACAGTCAACTTACGAGCAACCAAAATATCTACCCCACCAAAATCTGAGAGGCCATCCTCAAAGGTGTTTTCAGTTCAGCAGGCAGTCCAGAAAGAAGAAATTTCTAGAACACCTGCACAACCAAATGATAAAATTACTACACCGG GTGGGCCCGGAATTAAATCCTTCTTGGAGCGATTTGGAGAGAAGTGTCAAGAACGCAGTCCTGCACCTACAAATCTTGCGGTAAAGTCTGCAGTGTTGACTCCAAACACCAAGACTATCCAAGAAAGACTGCTGAAGCAAAAAGAAGTATCCAGCACTGCCAGCTTAACCCAACAACAGAAACAG GAACGTGAGAAAGAACTTGCAGCCCTTCGTAGCAGGTTTGATAAAGGCAAGGTGTGGAATGCAGACAAGGAAGACCCGTCTAAAGCTAAACAGAAGGAGACTCAACAG GAAACTCTGGTTCATCCTGTAACCTCTAGTAAACCACCCAAGCCTGATGTAACGTCACATCCTGGAAGTGAAAAGCTCCCAGTTACACCTGATAGAAACAATACAG CTGTTGTTGCAGCCCAGAATAAAATGGCTGAACGTCTTCATAGTCCTGGGAAAAATATACAACCAACTTCTGTAGCCGTAGAAAAACCAGATTGGCGTAAAGTGCAAGATAATGGAAATAAAG TTGTGGTGGCGGATGAGGTTGAGATGAGTGTGGATGGCGATATTGATGAGATAAACAGTTCTGAAGTGATCACTAACATATTTAGTGATGCTCTGGAAGATGCGGATGATGAaaactttgaagaaaatgggcCAAAGCAAGTGGGGAAAATCTGCAATAAAGAGGAAAGTGATGGAGAAAATGACTATGAAGATGGAGAAGATGACCTCAACATCTCCTCTATGTCTTTGCTAGCTCCTTTAGCAGAGACTGTTGGTGTTGGAAGTCCTGAA GCCCTACTATCTAAATCCAGCATAACGGCAGATACTAGTAGTGTATGTGACAGCCCAAAATCTGTAAAGTTCCAAGGCACCAGAGAAGATGCTGCGGAGCCCCAGGAGAGAGTTCTGTCCGAAGAAGAAAGTCAAAATCTTCTTTATAG CATTGACGCATACAGATCACAAAGATACAAAGAGTCAGATCGTCCTACAGTTGTGCAAAAAATTGTCCGTAAAGAAGACGTGTCTTCGCGAACTGAAAACAAAAGGCACGCGTCTCCAAGAAGTGTCAACATCAAACAGAAAATGAAG ATGCTTAATAATGAGATCAGCCTACAACAAAATGTGATCCATCAGGCTAGCCAGGCCCTAAACTGCTGCATCGATGAAGAACACGGAAAAGGCTCCCAGACAGAAGCTGAGGCTGAGCGTTTGCTGCTAGTAGCAA CTGAAAAAAGAGCTGCGTTGCTTGCGGAGATGAATAAACTGAAGAGTGAAGGACCTCAGAAGAAACCTATTTCCCATGATAACGCTCCATCAAGAGGCCTTATATCTGTTTCAGAAATATTCCTGCCTCTGAAAGCAGATTTTGTGTGCAGCACCTCTCAAAGGCCAG AGTCAGCAAACTACTACTTCTTCATAATTATAAGATCAAATGCAGAGAACATGGTGGCTACTCCTCTTGCAAGTATTTCCAGCTCAATGAAAGGAGACGCTTTGGCATTTCCCACTGTATTCACTCT tgAAGATGTCTCTAATGACTTTGAGGTCTACATAGATGTCTACAGCTTG GCACAAAGAAAAGAAGTTCCTACATCTGATAAGAAGAAAAAGGCTGTAAAGACAAAG GTTAAACACAGAACTCGGCATGTTTCCACTTATCGTCTAATTCAAAAACTTCTTATTTCTTTG GCAATTACTCCCAAAAGGCTACTGACCTCAATTACA aaAAGCAATATTCATACACCAG CCTTGTCTAGCCCAGGAGGCCCAAATGCTGTCCGAACAAGTAATTTTGTTCTAGTGGGAACCCACAAACTTTCTTTATCTTCTATTGGAAGCAACAGATTTCTTTTAGACAAA GTTCCCTTTTTGTCTCCTTTAGAAGGACACATTTGTCTGAAATTTAAATGCCAAGTGAATTCTTTTGTGGAAGAAAAGGGCTTcctg ACTATGTTTGAAGATGTAAGTGGCTTTGGGGCTTGGCATCGGCGTTGGTGTGTACTATCTGGTTATTGCATCTCATACTGGACCTATCCAGATGATGAAAAAAGAAAG AATCCTATTGGAAGAATAAATCTTGCAAACTGCACAAGCAAAAGAATTGAGCCAGCCAATCGAGAATTCTGTGCAAGGCCCAATACCTTTGAGTTAATTACAGTGCGTCCACAAAGAGAAGGTGACAGAGAAACCCTGGTCAGCCAGTGCAGGGACACGCTCTGTGTCACCAA GAATTGGCTATCGGCAGACACCAAGGAAGAACGGAATCTTTGGATGCAAAAATTGAACCAAGTGCTTCTGGATCTGCGCATGTGGCAGCCTGATGCCTGCTATAGGCCACCAAACAAGTCTTAG